The Mercenaria mercenaria strain notata chromosome 8, MADL_Memer_1, whole genome shotgun sequence genome has a segment encoding these proteins:
- the LOC123523206 gene encoding organic cation transporter protein-like — MSEYEQILRQLGSFGPYQRRAFILVSMFETPLAWAMLTPILLNYRPDWHCTDWTSLQNGLIADNYTDIDASYIRQIDSKDELQTFLHLIDFKGNLTINQTTNTCPNGKICPGIEFDGVKSIVSTWKLVCDQEIVGDIITSIQMAGVLIGAVLTGQLADLFGRRHILFIEHAILVIMWFCSAFASSWMVYAGLRFIIGALIGGVLVVNFVLPLELVTPEWRTFCGCIGLWAVGLMALAGWGYYIRDWQYLVICTSSASMFILLSWWFVPESPRWLLSRGRVKKAERILTDMAIYNNKPVPDFSKLRQYSESEMQAKQQQVKYSYWHLCSSWKLTKNSLILMYGWFVSSAVYYGMNFNTKNLTGDLYLNIFFSGLVEIPALVFVVLVHNKLGRRLTVSILMTSAGVFSFAILILHLAGKLEELSTLTVVFAMIGKAGISGGWAALQVFSAEIFPTVVRNIGVGACSFSARIGAIVAPQIVYLGAKNDAAPLPFTVFGTVALICGGLVWLLPETRGVPLPDELVINVRRPSQAGIEDNTLNGNSHETIPLKAVDTKNGEITQEVA, encoded by the exons ATGTCTGAATACGAGCAAATTCTGCGGCAGTTGGGATCCTTCGGTCCTTACCAGCGCCGAGCATTTATCCTGGTGAGCATGTTTGAAACACCGCTGGCATGGGCAATGTTGACTCCAATACTACTTAACTACAGACCAGACTGGCACTGCACTGACTGGACATCATTACAGAACGG GTTGATAGCTGATAACTACACAGATATTGATGCTTCTTATATACGGCAAATAGATAGCAAAGATGAACTGCAGACATTCCTACATTTAATAGATTTCAAGGGAAATTTGACGATTAACCAGACCACAAACACGTGTCCAAATGGTAAAATATGTCCAGGCATTGAATTTGATGGAGTAAAGTCTATAGTTTCCACg TGGAAGCTGGTATGTGACCAGGAGATAGTTGGAGATATAATCACATCCATACAGATGGCTGGTGTTCTCATAGGTGCCGTACTGACTGGGCAGTTAGCGGATCTCTTTGGACGACGTcatattctatttatagaacatgCTATTCTAGTCATTATGTGGTTCTGTAGTGCATTTGCTTCAAGTTGGATGGTGTATGCTGGACTCAGGTTTATAATTGGTGCTTTAATTGGAG GTGTACTGGTTGTTAATTTTGTGTTACCACTTGAACTTGTCACGCCAGAATGGAGGACATTTTGTGGTTGTATAGGCCTGTGGGCAGTGGGGCTGATGGCGTTAGCAGGATGGGGGTACTATATACGTGACTGGCAGTATCTTGTTATTTGCACATCATCAGCTAGCATGTTTATCCTTCTCTCATGGTG GTTTGTACCAGAGAGTCCAAGGTGGCTGCTCAGTAGAGGGCGTGTGAAAAAAGCAGAGAGAATATTGACAGATATGGCAATTTATAACAATAAACCAGTGCCAGATTTTAGTAAACTACGACAGTATTCTGAG AGTGAAATGCAGGCCAAACAGCAACAGGTGAAGTACAGTTACTGGCATCTTTGTAGCTCCTGGAAACTTACCAAAAACTCTCTTATTCTTATGTATGGATG GTTTGTATCCAGTGCTGTTTATTATGGTATGAATTTCAACACGAAGAACCTCACAGGGGACctgtatttgaatatatttttttctgggCTGGTAGAGATACCAGCACTAGTGTTTGTTGTTCTAGTCCATAACAAATTGGGTCGCCGCCTCACTGTGTCTATTCTGATGACTTCAGCGGGCGTGTTCTCATTTGCAATTCTCATTTTACATCTTGCAG GTAAATTAGAGGAGTTATCAACATTAACAGTTGTGTTTGCAATGATTGGTAAAGCAGGGATATCTGGCGGCTGGGCAGCTCTTCAAGTCTTCTCAGCGGAAATATTCCCCACTGTAGTCAG gaATATAGGTGTAGGCGCATGTTCTTTCAGTGCCAGAATAGGTGCCATTGTTGCTCCACAGATTGTTTACTTG GGTGCTAAGAATGATGCAGCTCCCCTACCATTTACAGTATTTGGAACTGTAGCATTGATATGTGGTGGATTGGTTTGGTTGCTACCAGAAACAAGAG GTGTACCTTTACCAGATGAACTCGTAATAAATGTACGACGACCCAGTCAAGCAGGTATAGAGGATAACACGTTAAATGGAAACAGTCATGAAACTATACCACTGAAAGCTGTCGATACTAAAAATGGAGAAATAACACAAGAAGTTGCCTGA